The nucleotide window CCTCTCCTTAGCCATTGAATTAAATCCTCCGCCGGAAAACGTTGCTGAGTTCCATTAATCGATAACGACACTGAACGCCCCTGAATTTCCGTCATAATCGCACACCGCAAAAACGTCTCTTGCGCCGCCGCCAATAGCGCAATTCCAGGCAGATAATTCTCTTGCTCAAATAATCGTTCAATCAAGGCAATTCCATCAACAATTCGCGCCGTCGCTGCTTTAAGGTCAAATTCACTTGACTTATCCGCCAGGGAACGATTCAGATTGAAAAAATCCACCAGTTTTTCCAACTCAGCCACCACCGACGCCTCTAAACTTCCCTTAAGTTCTGCTAATTCTAACAAGTGTAACGCCGCACCCGGAGTTCCGGATTGAATTAATCCCTTCGCCTGTTGTACCTGAATTCCCCGCAGATATTGGGAATTGCTAATAATATTCGCTGGACGTTCTAGGTGATATTCATTACTGACTAAAAATTGTACCCGCTTGCCAAATCGGGCGAGACTCATAAACTGAACCGCTGAAGAAATGGCTGGAGTGCTGGCTTGATGACTAACATAAACGGTTTGACTCGTCGCCGGATTAGGGTTGGCGGTAAAAGGGAGAGAATCTAACTCGTTTCGGACTAAATCGAGAACATAATCCCATTCATCTAATCCTGGATCATTAGAGTTCGGCGCTAGGTCAATCCATTCACAGGGGGTTTGGGGAAACTTATCCTCCCCCTGAAAATATCGGGCTAAAATAGGCTGTAATGGATGGGTATCTTGCCAATAGGGACAGGTGGATTGGTGCTGGGTTTGGTAATCGGAGAAAATCTGGGATTGATCGGTTAACAGGACGATAATTTGATCTAACTGATCGGTTTCTGCTTTTAATCGGTTTACAAATGTATCCAACAGGGGAAAATTTAAATACGACCAAATCTCTTCCTGTATCTGGGGGGAATGATACTGATAAACCGTTCCCAATACCCTGGGTTCAATCCGATAAGGTTGAGTGACATGGTTATCGATTTGCTTGAGTTCAAATGTAATATTGTGGAATTTGCCAAGAATGTCATAATCATACCAATTCCTCCACATCTTATCACTGCGCTGCTTTTCCCTTCGTCCCTTTTTCTTACTAATTTTGTCACTGTCTAATTGCACATCACTACTGCCAATGGTTACAATCCAAATTGCCATTATTCCTTTCCTCCCCACAATAATTCAAATCCCTTTGGCTTTTGCTGAAGAAACGCGACAAACTTCTTACATTCCGGTGACTCATCCGGAAACAGGGTTAATAACTCAATAAACCGATTCATTGATTTCGGTTCAAGTTTTCCCTCTTTCTTAATCCAGAAGAGTTTGGGTGGATACATTCGATGCCACAAGCGACCAATTTGACCCAGTTCTCCGGTTACGGATGTCCGTTTAATACTTTTGTCAGTTTCGCCGCGAACAATACCTTTTTGATAGGCTTTATGTAACCAATCAATCGCCACACATTCATCCCGATTTTTTGCCAATCGTCCCCAGACTTGGACGCGAGAGGGATGCCAGGATTCGCGCCAATTGGCAGGATGATTGGGATTGGGAATTTTTCCTTGTAATTTCATCCAGGTTTTCGCTGTGTTTAAGACAGAATTAATAAACTTGCCCACTTGAGTCGGATGCCAAATCCGACGAGCATTTTTTTCGTCAATTTCTCCCGCCCATTGCCAATGACAACCAATTAACTTTTCATACTCATCATCAGGATAAAATAAGCGATGATCCGCCCGTCGCCAAGACTTGCCAAATCCGCCAAACACCATAGCAAACCAGATTAAATCGGTGACTAGGTTTTGTAAGGCGGCGTGTTGATCATCGGGGAGGGGGCGAGTTAATGACCAAATAATATCTCCTTCTACATTATAGGTGGGCTGTTCATACTCATTTCGACCAAACGTCCCTAACCGTAACTCCTCCGTTTGAAACCCTAGCTTTAAGAGTCCCACGCTTCCCTTTCCTTCCACGCCACCAAACAATTGTTCCACCAAGGCTTCCGCTGTTTTGGCATTGGTTAAGCCGCCAAATAAGCGTAACGCATGACCCCGTAAACTGGCGCGAAATATATTCGGACGAAATTCTCCCGTCCCATCAATTAACTTAGCCGCTTGTCCTTGTCCCTTGACCCGAACCTGATATAAAATTGAACGGGAATCCGTCTCAACCTGCCCATATCCGGCACTGACTCGGGTTCCTAAACCCGTCGCGATCGCGTATTGCCAAATCTGCCAGATTTCTTGCCATTGTTGGGTAGATAAAGGTTTATGACTGGAGATACCAAATCGTAAGGTCGGTTGCACCAGCGAGACTAAAGCATAAGCACTTTCTCCTCTTAATAAACGCTTCCCTCTTGTATTCTGGGTTTTCACTTGCCATCCTTGCTGGGGATGGACTAAATCCACTAAATTTTTAGTCCAATCATTAATCGGATAAGCGCCGTGAAAGCGGAGAAGTCCTGGGGTAAAATTGGTTTCATCGCCACAGTACAGATTACAGCGATTTGGGGGAATAATTCCGGCTTGTTCGGCTTGTTCACAGGCTTGGCGGAATGCGCCTTTCATGCTACTACCGGGATAAAAGGGAATACCATAACCCCCAATAACGGGGCGAATCATCCCATCATCTTGTCCGCCATTGGTAACGAATCGCCAGCGAATTTGATAGGTTTTGGTTTGGTCGGTTGGGTTTTGACTGTCGTCTGAATGGGTGAGGGGAATAAATTCGGCTTTTTCCATCCATTCTTCTGCCCAATATTGGACATCTTGTTTTTCCCCGTCTTTCTTTTTCTGGGGGTCAATATAGTGGAGTTGGCTGCGTCCCCGGATTTGGGCGCGGAACATCATTGGGACTTTTTTGTAGGCGTTGGGTATGGGTTTCATGATTCGGTTCAGTGGCGTTTTACATGATGGGGGGAATCGTAGGGGCGCACCGACGTGCGCCCTAAAAATGCGCGGTTGATTCTATACTAGACTAACATTGGTTCACCCTCTTCCCCTAACCCCTTCTCCCATCAAGGGAGAAGGGGAACCGGAATGATTCATGCTTAAAAATATAGCTAGTTATCTTTTCTGACTCCCCTCTCCCCAGGGTGGGAGAGGGGTTGGGGGTGAGGGGGAATATTGCTAACATTGACACCGATAAATAATGTGTAAAAATGTGGTTATCCATGGTGCGTTACGCTTCGCTCTCCTCACCCTACCGCACCCTCTTCCCCTAACCCCTTCTCCCATCAAGGGAGAAGAGGAACCGGAACGATTCATACTTAAAAATATAGCTGTTTATCCTTTCTGACTCCCCTCTCCCCAGGGTGGGAGAGGGGTTGGGGGTGAGGGTAAATATTGCTAACATTGACACCGATAAATGATGTGTAAAAATGTGGTTATCCATGGTGCGTTACGCTTCGCTAACGCACCCTACCGCACCCTACGATTGATAATTGGGGGACGAATATGCTATCGTTAATTTACTTGCCAACTTTGTATCGTTGTGTCCACCAAACAATGCAATCACAGAGTTGAGTTAAAACCGCGATCGCGACTCGTTGATCCTCTATAGAGAGTTGCCATAATTTCTCAGACATGGCTTCAATTTCATCTACTTGGTTGGGATTTACCGGGTCATTGGGAATGATTACTCCAGCTTTTTTCATCAGCTTGTGTAATGCATCCCAGGTGTCTTTCCAATAGTGGGATTTGCTGTCTTCTTTCCCTTGCAGTCGCAAATGTTCTCCCCAAAATCGTTCTAATCCATAGGCTACCGCTAACCGCATTTTATGGGATTGATTAAGGGATTTGTCGTCGCGTCTGCGGGCGTCTAGAACTAATTTTTGGGCGATGTGATCGAGTTCGTAAGATTGCCAAGCCATGGTTGATTCCTACATTGTTGATTGTTGATTGTTCAGGGTTGGGTAAAGGGCGACCCGAGTTCATTGAATGGATAGTGTTATTCATTAGTGCAGCGGGTCGCCCCTACGGGGGGTTAATATTGAATGAATACCCGACAGCGACCAAATCCAATTGATTCTAATCCGCCAAAATATAATTCTAATGAGGCTTTCTCCTGAAAGGGTTTCCATCCGGTTCTCTTCTGGGCGATGGGAAAGACTAGGATGCTGGCTTCGGGTAAGGCTTCTACATTGAAAAAATTCTCGACTTTCTTCATCTCATCTAAGAGTTTGACCCGACTTTGACGATATAATGCCATATCATGCACCATGGCGATATCGTTATCGCTGAGAACAACTAATTTGTTTGGTTCTAACTGGCTTCCCGGTGGAATCCAAGGTGATAAATCCTCGTCCTCTTCTACTTCAACGAAGCCTAAATTAAAGAAGAGAACTTGACCGCGCCCTGCTATTTGTCTCCCTTTTAGCCCTTTCCCGGCGGTGTAGGGCTTGGGAACATCGGCGTCAATCTTGGCGATGTCTTGATATCGTTTGAGTAACCAGGGACAAGTTACCCAAACTACAGGTTGACCGGGACAAAATACAGGTAACCAGAGGAGGGAGGCGTATTCAAATTTAACTAAGGCTTCAGTCGTACTATTATCGTCTCCTCCCTGTACGGTTTGCCCATACCAGTAATTATCATTAATCGCCTTCGGAACCGTCAGGTTGTTTCTTTGCGCCTGTTGTTCTAACCAGACTAATCGCGGAATGGTTTGGGTGATACCCTTACTTTTGATTTCAATCTCTGACACCTCTACATCGGGAATCTCCACCTCCGCCGCATCGAGGTTTGACTCTAACCACTCTTGACGTTTGAGTCGCATATCTGCCCGAAATCGTCCCCGAATCGAACTTCCGGGAATGATTCCCGTTTGGGTAATTTTATCCCGAAAAATTAGATTCAAATTCCCCGTTTCTTCGCCAGCGGTTGCGCCGACATAAAGGGGGGCGAGGGTTTTAATTATGCCGTAGCCTTGGTGGTACATGGGGGTAATCCTTTGATATCAATGGGTAAACATAAGCCACATCCTAAATGCTTGAGGGGGAATCCTTCTTGGGGAAACCATGCATCGGGAAAATCCCACCAGGTCAGATTTAAGGGATGTTTGAACACGTAAACGCTTCCAGGGGGAACGGCGTAGCGCCCCCGACTTAAGCGTCCCGTTTTCCTGGAATCATAGTCCTGTTTCTCGGCGTCTTCCGGTCTAGATTCACCGATACGATAACGGTAAGGAATCGGTCTATCGGTGAGCATTTTTAGTCCCTGATGGGGAAAGCTGGGATGGTGAGGATAGCGATAGGAGAGTTTATTTGACCCCCAAACGCCGGGGGTAATCAGGGCAAAGGCATGGTGAATCTTTTGGCGCAAGAGTTGATTGATGGGGTGGGTTTCTGAGAGAGGATGCGTCTGAATATCGACTAAATGTCCTTCCCCGCCAAACCGATACCAGCCGCTAGGGAGTTCATAGTTGGCTAGGTAGACTAAGCAATAGTCTTGATGCAGTTGTACGGCATTTTCTAAGAAGAGTCCATCTTGGTTAACCACATGACGTTCCTGCTGTTTCAGTTGCGGATGTAAAAACGGGATAAACTCCCAGGGGGCTGTCTCAACCTCTTTACCTTTTCTCAGTTCGGCGGTGGGTAAAGTCCAGCTATAAATCGATTGCCAGGTATAATCGGGATTGAGGTCTTTGTTATCCCGATGCCATCGATACTGACCCAGAATCCAGTTGGTTTCATCGCTGTCACTGGCTGCTGATGATGGGACTTTTTTCTTGACAAAATACCATTCATCCTCCTCTTTTTCGGCGATAACTTTATGCCAAGGAATCGGCACATAAAAGCATTCATGGTCATCCCGTTTTGCCCAAAACGCCCCCGCGACAACCAGATTATGGCTTAACTCTTTATGATTGGAAAACTGATGTTCCTGATTAGCATGAAAAAATAATCCCGCCATTGTCGCCGCATCTGGGGGGAATTTTGTCCCCGATCGCCCGACCAGGTTTTCTGGGGATAAAAAAGCACCAGCACTACCATACATGAAGCCTAATGGCTTGACGGCGATTAAGTATTTGAAGCCGTTGTTCGACATAATTGCCACCCTACTTGAATCAAGTCGTTAATCCAATTTACAATCACGATATTGGTGTTATCGCCAGCAATATCAATCCATTTATTCTCCTGACTAAACCTTTCTCCCGCCTGATTAAAATACAGGTCAAAAATCGCCAAGGCGACATCTTTCCGAATCGGCATTCCCTCCATTTCCTTTAAGCGAATTCCATGACGGGCTTTTAACTGCGCCCAATCGCTATAAATATGGTTCCAATTCGGTTCCTCTCCCCAGGATTTGCCATCGCGATCGCGATACTGGGTGAGAAGGGGTAAATAGTCCCAGGGACAAGTCCATTGGACAGATTGACCGCTATTAAAAACCACCCGAATCGTCAGGCGATCGCGTCCTTGATTTTTTGCCCGTTGTTCGGCTTCTCGACAATGTTGTAAAATGTCTCGTTGGGGAACTTGATGTCCTGCCCAAACGAAGC belongs to Coleofasciculus chthonoplastes PCC 7420 and includes:
- a CDS encoding RAMP superfamily CRISPR-associated protein, whose amino-acid sequence is MKPIPNAYKKVPMMFRAQIRGRSQLHYIDPQKKKDGEKQDVQYWAEEWMEKAEFIPLTHSDDSQNPTDQTKTYQIRWRFVTNGGQDDGMIRPVIGGYGIPFYPGSSMKGAFRQACEQAEQAGIIPPNRCNLYCGDETNFTPGLLRFHGAYPINDWTKNLVDLVHPQQGWQVKTQNTRGKRLLRGESAYALVSLVQPTLRFGISSHKPLSTQQWQEIWQIWQYAIATGLGTRVSAGYGQVETDSRSILYQVRVKGQGQAAKLIDGTGEFRPNIFRASLRGHALRLFGGLTNAKTAEALVEQLFGGVEGKGSVGLLKLGFQTEELRLGTFGRNEYEQPTYNVEGDIIWSLTRPLPDDQHAALQNLVTDLIWFAMVFGGFGKSWRRADHRLFYPDDEYEKLIGCHWQWAGEIDEKNARRIWHPTQVGKFINSVLNTAKTWMKLQGKIPNPNHPANWRESWHPSRVQVWGRLAKNRDECVAIDWLHKAYQKGIVRGETDKSIKRTSVTGELGQIGRLWHRMYPPKLFWIKKEGKLEPKSMNRFIELLTLFPDESPECKKFVAFLQQKPKGFELLWGGKE
- a CDS encoding RAMP superfamily CRISPR-associated protein, producing MYHQGYGIIKTLAPLYVGATAGEETGNLNLIFRDKITQTGIIPGSSIRGRFRADMRLKRQEWLESNLDAAEVEIPDVEVSEIEIKSKGITQTIPRLVWLEQQAQRNNLTVPKAINDNYWYGQTVQGGDDNSTTEALVKFEYASLLWLPVFCPGQPVVWVTCPWLLKRYQDIAKIDADVPKPYTAGKGLKGRQIAGRGQVLFFNLGFVEVEEDEDLSPWIPPGSQLEPNKLVVLSDNDIAMVHDMALYRQSRVKLLDEMKKVENFFNVEALPEASILVFPIAQKRTGWKPFQEKASLELYFGGLESIGFGRCRVFIQY
- a CDS encoding type III-B CRISPR module-associated Cmr3 family protein, encoding MSNNGFKYLIAVKPLGFMYGSAGAFLSPENLVGRSGTKFPPDAATMAGLFFHANQEHQFSNHKELSHNLVVAGAFWAKRDDHECFYVPIPWHKVIAEKEEDEWYFVKKKVPSSAASDSDETNWILGQYRWHRDNKDLNPDYTWQSIYSWTLPTAELRKGKEVETAPWEFIPFLHPQLKQQERHVVNQDGLFLENAVQLHQDYCLVYLANYELPSGWYRFGGEGHLVDIQTHPLSETHPINQLLRQKIHHAFALITPGVWGSNKLSYRYPHHPSFPHQGLKMLTDRPIPYRYRIGESRPEDAEKQDYDSRKTGRLSRGRYAVPPGSVYVFKHPLNLTWWDFPDAWFPQEGFPLKHLGCGLCLPIDIKGLPPCTTKATA